The Rhopalosiphum maidis isolate BTI-1 chromosome 1, ASM367621v3, whole genome shotgun sequence genome has a segment encoding these proteins:
- the LOC113557739 gene encoding uncharacterized protein DDB_G0273453/DDB_G0273565-like translates to MAESNTPEEKLKNQTPTLQYTLFADDYYNEELLYPNEKLGILKKKLEIVRSRVDVSDKLKKNLSPLRRPMNNAPLHEVYKNVINKDSFSILASILDKENNINSISSNENQNIKSTENDIKSVRNDNADIQKFNKPSNIEKTNQIDSQEINKNAKKSSNVKQDVIKKIKITSTKNTQSLKKKTNQRNKIVSIDKTK, encoded by the exons ATGGCCGAATCAAACACTCCAGaagagaaattaaaaaatcaaacaccaactttacaatatacattatttgctGATGATTATTACAATGAAGAGTTACTATATCCAAATGAAAAGTTAGGAATACTGaagaaaaaattagaaatcgTAAGATCAAGAGTGGATGTgagtgataaattaaaaaaaaacctctcCCCCTTAAGGCGACCTATGAATAATGCACCTTTGCATGaagtatacaaaaatgttattaataaggaCTCGTTTTCCATTTTAGCCTCGATTTTAGATaaagaaaataacattaata GTATATCATCGAATGAAAATCAGAATATCAAGTCGACAGAAAACGATATAAAATCTGTTAGAAATGATAACGCAGATatacaaaaattcaataaaccgTCAAATATTGAGAAAACTAATCAAATTGACTCccaagaaattaataaaaatgctaaAAAGTCTTCGAATGTTAAACaagatgttataaaaaaaataaaaattacttcaactaaaaatacacaatCATTGAAGAAGAAAACTAATCAACGTAATAAAATTGTGTCTATAGATAAaaccaaataa